In Nocardia sp. NBC_01327, the genomic stretch GGCGGTTCGAGTCGCTGGTCCGCCACAGCGACGGCGAAGTCCTGCCGACACGTAATGCGCGCTCAACGTGGCCACGGTCGGCGATTCACGACATCCGCGTCGGCCCCCGCGGCGATGTCGGCCGTCGTGTGTGGATCTCCTCGGGGCTCACGATGATCAAGTCGAGTTGCCTGAGCAATGACTGTGGAACCTGTCCGCCCTCGAAATGGTCGAATCCGGGCACGATCACCGCCTGCGCGTCGAGGCGGGTGGCCTGAGCGGACGTCAGCTCGCCGAGCTTGCGGGCTGGCATCCGTCCAAGGTCTCGAAGATCGAGTACGGCAAGCAGGCACCGACCGAGGACGACATTCGGACCTGGTGCACGCTCACGAACGCCGAAACCCACACAGCCGATCTCGTTGCGAGTCTCCGTAATATCGATGCGGCATACCTCGAATGGCGGCGCTCGCTCGGAGCCGGCATCCGCCGGGCGCAGCAGAAGGTCTACGACATCGAGTCGGCCACTACGCTCATTCGCGGCTACGATCCTGCTCTGATACCCGGTCTGCTCCACACTCCGGAGTACGCGGAAGCGATATTCCGGCAAGTCGCGGACTTCAATGAAACTCCGAATGATGCCGAGGAAGCGGTCGCGGCACGGATGGACCGACAGCAGCGATATCTGTATCGAGGCAACCGGCGCGTCCACTACCTCATCGGTGAGCAAGCCCTCTATACGACGGTGGGCGATGACGACGTCATGTTCGGGCAGCTCGACCGGCTCCTGACTGCGATGTCACTTCCTCGAGTGCTCCTGGGCATCATTCCGTTGATGGCCCAATACCTGGTGTCCGCAACGAATTTCATCATCTACGACAATCGCCTGGCGGTCGTCGAAGGCGTGACCGCAGCACTGACCATCACGCAACCGCGTGAAGTAGTGGCATACGGGCGTGCCTTCGAGATGCTCGCCGACCAGTCGGTAACGGGAGACGCGGCGCGAAAGCTGGTCACCAAGGCGTTGGAGGCTCGACGAGAGTCCGCGTTTCGGCCCCGTCGCTAGTGACTGTCAGCAGATCGGGTGAGGGTGATGAGGGGGATTTCCCATGGGACTTGGGATTGGAATTGGGTGATGGAGTCGGCGACGGCGGGGGAGGAGTCGACGATGTCGTGCCAGATTTGGGGGCGGGTTTCGGCGGTGGCGACTGTTGCTGAGACTGGCCAGGATTCGGTGCCGACCTCGATGGTGGCGGTGGGGGTGGCGATCAGGTTGAAGTACCAGCCGGGGCGGTGGGGGCGGCCACCGTTCGCGGCGAAGATGACCACGTCGTCGCCGCGACGGATGTAGGCCAGGGGCCAGGTGCGGGGTTCGCCGGTGCGCGCGCCGATCGTGGTGAGAAGCAGGAGGTTACGGTCGGTGAACTGTGCGACCTGTCCGCCGTTGGCGCGGAATTCGTCGATGATGCCTTGGTGAAGCTGCTGGCGTGCTACATCGGTCATGCGCCTACCAACTGATCCGGGCCGCAGGATATGCCGGAGCTGCCACATCATTCGAGGAGAATCATGGAATTGCTGAGCCCTGTACCCACCATCAAGGGGCCGGACACGCTCTTCACCGGCGACGTGTGGATCGACACCATCTACCGCGGTGAAGACCCGTCCCGTACCCGGTTGAACTCGGTGCGCTTCAGCCCCTGCGCCCGCACCGCCTGGCACACCCACGCTGTCGGCCAGACCCTGCACGTCACCGAGGGCATCGGGGTGGTCGCGACCCGCGACGGCCGCGTGATCGTCATGCGACCCGGTGACACCGTATGGACGCCGCCCGGTGAGGAGCATTGGCACGGTGCGACCGCGGAACACTTCATGACCCATCTCGCGCTGTGGGAGGGCGACGATGTGACCTGGGGCGTGCATGTCACCGATAAGGAGTACGCGGACGCCCAGCCGACTACCAACGGCGAATCCCACTGACTGTCAGCACAATACGGCCGGCGAACGCGGGAACAGTGGGAGTTCGCTGACGCGTTCGGCCGTGCCCGACGACTCACCTGGGCGCGAGGCCGTCCATCAGAACCGTGATGAAGGTATCGGTCAGGCCCGGATTTGTGGCTGCCGACCGGGCGATGGCGAACGCGGCCTCCCCGATCATCGTGGTGATCGTGCCGAGGGCGAAGTCCGTACGGACTGTGCCTGCCCGCTGCGCGCCATCGATCATCGCTCCGACGATCCGCACCAACTCACCGCGCAACTCGGTGGTCGTAGGTAGTTCGACACCGGCCAACCCGGCGCTGACGCTGTGGTGTGCGGCCTGAAACGTCATCAGCTCGGTGAGGAACGTTCGTAACGCCTGATCTGGATTGCTGTGTGCCAGTAGCTCTTTGCCGCGTCCGACCACCGGTTCGAGTAGGTCGGATACCGCCGCGTCCAGGAGTGCGTCTTTACCGCCGAAGGCGCGCACCACTGTTCCCGCACCCATGCCTGCTTTCGCGGCGATGGCATCGACGGTGAGCGTGGATCCCGGCTCGGCGAGTAATGCGGTCGCCGCCTCGAGTGCCCGCTGCCTATTGCGTTCGGCATCCGCGCGCCGGCCACGCACACCAGGGGTTGACATCTGGAACCTCGATTCCACATAATAATTGGAACATGAACTCCACTTAGCTTAGACGCACGTTAGGACACCTCGTCATGAACACACGGATTCTGATCGTCGGCGCGAGCATCGCCGGGCTGACGGCGGCGCACTGGCTGAACCGATACGGCTTCGAGGTCACCGTGGCCGAGCGCGCACCGCAGTTGCGCGCCGGTGGCAACGGCGTCGACATCCGCCACGACGCGGTGCAGGTGGTCGAGCGGATGGGCATCATGCCGCAGGTCCGAGCGATGGCCGCCGATGTGCTGGGCATGAAGTTCGTGAATGCGGACGACCGCGCGGTAGCCCGTATCGGCATCGACGAGCCCGAGTCGGTCGAGATCATGCGCGGCGATCTGGTCGCCCTGCTGCACGAGGCCGCCGACGTCGAATACCTCTTCGGCCACTCGATCCGCGAGCTGATGCAGGACGGGGACGGCGTGGTGGCGGGCTTCGATACCGGGCTCAGTCGCCGGTTCGACCTCGTCCTCGGAGCCGACGGCCTGCACTCCTCGGTGCGCAGGCTGGCATTCGGCCCGGAGGAACGGTTCATCCGGCACCAGGATCACTACTTCGCGTTCGCCGACGCCGGCGCGGATCTCGGGGAGAACCGCTGGGTGACGATGTACAACCAGCCGGGGAAGATGGCCGGGATCTACCGTTCGGGAAACCATGCGCAAGCCAAGGCATACTTCATATTCCGGTCCGGGCGACTCGCCTACGACCATCGCGATATCACCGAGCACAAGCGGCTGGTGACCGAGATTTTCGGCGGCGACCCCTCCTGGCAGATTCCGGCCCTGCTCGACGCCGCCACGAATGATCCGGAGTTCTATTTCGACTCGCTGAGTCAAGTGCACATGGATTCGTGGTCTTCGGGCCGGGTGGCGCTGCTGGGCGATGCAGCCTGGTGCGCCTCACCGGTATCCGGCGCGGGTGCGGAACTGGCCGTGGTGGGCGCCTATCGGCTCGCACACGAACTTGCTTCTGCCGCAGGCGATCACGAACTCGCCTTTGCCCGCTACCGGGCGGGTTTTCGCGCGACAGTCGATAAGAAGCAGCAGATCTGCGTCAATATTCGCCTGATGGTGCCCAAGACCACCGTGGGCCGACAGGTCCGCAATACCCTCGCGCAGCTGATGTGACGGAAACCGTTCGGCGACAGCCGTTCAGGGCACGAGGACGATGCGCTGCCCGGGGGCGGTGGGGGTCTTCCAGGCCTGCTCGACCTGATCCAGCGGCATCGGGAGCGGATCCACCGCCAGGGCACCTGAGGCGATTTCCGTTACGAGGGACGGTAATTCGGCGAGGATGCCCGCCGTGGTCACCGAACCCTGGCCGCTGCCCATGATATTCAGATTTCCCGCGCGGAGCAGGAATGACGGAAGCGTGATGTCGGCGCCAGCCATCGAGCCGATCTGTATCCAGGCCAATGCTTTCGAGCGGTCGGTGCGGGCGGTCAGCAGTGCGGGCATGGCCAGCTCTGTGGGGTGACCCCACAGGTAGTCGATGACGACGTCGACATCTGCGGCCGCCCGGGCGAGACGGTCGGTGATATCGGTGTCGCTGCCATCCAGGCTCACCACCTCGTCGGCGCCGAGGCTCTTCACCAGTTCCAGTCGCTCCGCATCGCGGCCGGCACCGATCACCCTGGCGGCGCCGAGATGTTTGGCAATCTGGACCGCGAGCTGTCCGGCATTGCCGGTCGCGCCCATGACCAGCACGGATCCGCCGGGCTGGAACGCGACGCGGCGGCGCAGCGCCACCCAGGACGACATGGCGGGGTTCATGGCGGCGGCAACGGCAATCGGATCGGTGCCGGTGGGCAGGGTGATGGCGCGACGACGGTCGACAACGGCCTGCTCGGCCATAGTCCCCAGCGCGGTGTCTAGGGCGACGAAATAGAGCAGTTCGCCCTCGGCCGTACGACCCACCGCGTCCACGCCCGGAATCATCGGCAGGGTGCCGTCGGAGCTGTAGTGGCTGCCGTCGGCCGCTGAGCGGACTCGCGGATGCAGTCCTGCCGCAACAATATTCACGAGGATGTCGTGCTCGCCGGAGGTGGTGGGCGTCGGGAAGGTATCGAAGGTGGGCGGGCTGTCGAATGAACGGACGACTGCGGCATGCATGAGGTCTCCTGATCCTGTGCCGACGGGATGTCGGCGGGCGGTGTCGCCGCCGAATTGGTTCGCGGCACGTACTAATTTCCCTCAGATTAGTTTGTGTCGCGTACTAGGTCAAGTAGGCTCGGGGCATGACCACTGATCCCGTCTCGACCGTGTTCACCGACAACAAGCCCCTGAACACGGTGGACGCCCTGGTCCAGCTGTCTTTTCTCATCCAGCGCGTGCTCGGTGCGGTCGGCGCCGAGCACGATCTGTCGATCATTCAGATCAGGCTGCTCGGCGTCCTGCGCGACCGGCAGCCCGGCATGCTCGAACTCGGCACCCACCTCGGCCTGGACAAATCCTCGATGACCGGCCTGGTCGGTCGCGCCGAGAAGCGCGGCCTGGTCCAGCGCTCACCGTCCCCGCGTGACGGCCGCGCGGTCCTGGTCTCCCTCACCCCGGCGGGCAGCGCGCTCGCCGAGCAGTGCGCCACGGAGATCGGCCGCCGAATCATCGGTCTCACCGATGGGCTCAGCACTCCTGAATTGGTCGAACTCACCCGGCTCAGCGATGCCGTCGTGCGCGCGGCCGGAAGCCCCGCGGCGAACGACTAAGTCACACAGCGACTCCCGAGTCCGGCACTCCTGCGTAGTCGGGCAGTTCGACACCGTTGATCGCGCGATCGATCAGTTCGGGGTCCCACTCGGGCTCGGCGTCCGGATCGGCGTCCGGGTCGGGGACGGCGAGGCTTCGAACGTGCAACCGGCCGATCTCCTGATTGGCCTCGACGAACGAGCGCATCCGCTTCTCGTAGCCGGCGAACCCGGCCTCCGGGTCCCACCCGGACGCGGCCAGCTCTCCGGCCAGCAGGTAGGCGCCGACCAGCGCCAGCCCGGTGCCTTGACCGGACATCGGCGACGGGCTGAACGCCGCGTCCCCGAGCAGCACCACGCGCCCATTCGACCAGCGGTCCATCACCACCTGGGCGACCTGGTCGAGATAGAAGTCGGGGGTGTCGTCCAGGTGCGCGAGGATCTGCGGGGTCAACCAGCCCATATCGGCCGTCCGCTCACGCAGCAGACGTTTCTGGGCCTCGATATCGCGGTAGTCGACCTCGAAATCCCCGGAGGAGAAGGAGAGCATGGCCATCGCCCGGGTGGCGTCCCGCAGCGGCCGCAGCCCCGCCGAGCGACCGGACTCCTGGAAGTCGATCAGCCAGCGGTCCAGCCCGAATTCGTTTGGCACACTGTAGAAAGCAAGCACGAGACCGAGATGGCGGATGAACCGCTCCCGCGGCCCGAAGACCATCTCGCGCAGCGCGGAGTGCAGCCCGTCCGCCCCGACCACCAGATCGAAGCGGCGCCGGTCGCCGCCGGCGAAGGTCACATCGACC encodes the following:
- a CDS encoding helix-turn-helix domain-containing protein, which gives rise to MVESGHDHRLRVEAGGLSGRQLAELAGWHPSKVSKIEYGKQAPTEDDIRTWCTLTNAETHTADLVASLRNIDAAYLEWRRSLGAGIRRAQQKVYDIESATTLIRGYDPALIPGLLHTPEYAEAIFRQVADFNETPNDAEEAVAARMDRQQRYLYRGNRRVHYLIGEQALYTTVGDDDVMFGQLDRLLTAMSLPRVLLGIIPLMAQYLVSATNFIIYDNRLAVVEGVTAALTITQPREVVAYGRAFEMLADQSVTGDAARKLVTKALEARRESAFRPRR
- a CDS encoding nitroreductase/quinone reductase family protein; amino-acid sequence: MTDVARQQLHQGIIDEFRANGGQVAQFTDRNLLLLTTIGARTGEPRTWPLAYIRRGDDVVIFAANGGRPHRPGWYFNLIATPTATIEVGTESWPVSATVATAETRPQIWHDIVDSSPAVADSITQFQSQVPWEIPLITLTRSADSH
- a CDS encoding (R)-mandelonitrile lyase, with product MELLSPVPTIKGPDTLFTGDVWIDTIYRGEDPSRTRLNSVRFSPCARTAWHTHAVGQTLHVTEGIGVVATRDGRVIVMRPGDTVWTPPGEEHWHGATAEHFMTHLALWEGDDVTWGVHVTDKEYADAQPTTNGESH
- a CDS encoding TetR/AcrR family transcriptional regulator is translated as MSTPGVRGRRADAERNRQRALEAATALLAEPGSTLTVDAIAAKAGMGAGTVVRAFGGKDALLDAAVSDLLEPVVGRGKELLAHSNPDQALRTFLTELMTFQAAHHSVSAGLAGVELPTTTELRGELVRIVGAMIDGAQRAGTVRTDFALGTITTMIGEAAFAIARSAATNPGLTDTFITVLMDGLAPR
- a CDS encoding FAD-dependent monooxygenase, with the translated sequence MNTRILIVGASIAGLTAAHWLNRYGFEVTVAERAPQLRAGGNGVDIRHDAVQVVERMGIMPQVRAMAADVLGMKFVNADDRAVARIGIDEPESVEIMRGDLVALLHEAADVEYLFGHSIRELMQDGDGVVAGFDTGLSRRFDLVLGADGLHSSVRRLAFGPEERFIRHQDHYFAFADAGADLGENRWVTMYNQPGKMAGIYRSGNHAQAKAYFIFRSGRLAYDHRDITEHKRLVTEIFGGDPSWQIPALLDAATNDPEFYFDSLSQVHMDSWSSGRVALLGDAAWCASPVSGAGAELAVVGAYRLAHELASAAGDHELAFARYRAGFRATVDKKQQICVNIRLMVPKTTVGRQVRNTLAQLM
- a CDS encoding quinone oxidoreductase family protein; amino-acid sequence: MHAAVVRSFDSPPTFDTFPTPTTSGEHDILVNIVAAGLHPRVRSAADGSHYSSDGTLPMIPGVDAVGRTAEGELLYFVALDTALGTMAEQAVVDRRRAITLPTGTDPIAVAAAMNPAMSSWVALRRRVAFQPGGSVLVMGATGNAGQLAVQIAKHLGAARVIGAGRDAERLELVKSLGADEVVSLDGSDTDITDRLARAAADVDVVIDYLWGHPTELAMPALLTARTDRSKALAWIQIGSMAGADITLPSFLLRAGNLNIMGSGQGSVTTAGILAELPSLVTEIASGALAVDPLPMPLDQVEQAWKTPTAPGQRIVLVP
- a CDS encoding MarR family winged helix-turn-helix transcriptional regulator; its protein translation is MTTDPVSTVFTDNKPLNTVDALVQLSFLIQRVLGAVGAEHDLSIIQIRLLGVLRDRQPGMLELGTHLGLDKSSMTGLVGRAEKRGLVQRSPSPRDGRAVLVSLTPAGSALAEQCATEIGRRIIGLTDGLSTPELVELTRLSDAVVRAAGSPAAND
- a CDS encoding FAD-dependent monooxygenase; the encoded protein is MSGTKVLVAGASIAGPALAHWLRRRGAEVTVVERAPELRPGGQAVDARGVTKEVIRRMGLDAAVRAARTETAGAYTVDVDGKVLETYRADDDGGDGYISEIEILRGDLSQVLYDDTCDGVEYLFGDRISELTQDADGVDVTFAGGDRRRFDLVVGADGLHSALREMVFGPRERFIRHLGLVLAFYSVPNEFGLDRWLIDFQESGRSAGLRPLRDATRAMAMLSFSSGDFEVDYRDIEAQKRLLRERTADMGWLTPQILAHLDDTPDFYLDQVAQVVMDRWSNGRVVLLGDAAFSPSPMSGQGTGLALVGAYLLAGELAASGWDPEAGFAGYEKRMRSFVEANQEIGRLHVRSLAVPDPDADPDAEPEWDPELIDRAINGVELPDYAGVPDSGVAV